In a genomic window of Helianthus annuus cultivar XRQ/B chromosome 10, HanXRQr2.0-SUNRISE, whole genome shotgun sequence:
- the LOC110884031 gene encoding glycosyltransferase BC10-like: MDILLSLRNTSNRVDTGALPPFQFSYLRNRKSLSEFWRDCPILADNSKEHNCMPYEHYTATLLAQKGLEGEPTNRSLTHTSWVSHQAKVVKGKDGIL, from the exons ATGGATATTTTGCTTTCACTAAGGAACACCAGTAACCGTGTGGATACAGGTGCATTGCCTCCATTTCAGTTCAGCTATTTGAGAAAT AGGAAATCATTATCTGAGTTTTGGCGGGATTGTCCTATT CTGGCTGATAATTCAAAGGAGCATAATTGCATGCCTTATGAACATTATACCGCAACATTACTTGCA CAAAAAGGCCTTGAAGGAGAACCCACAAATAGGAGTTTAACTCACACTTCATGGGTATCTCATCAAGCAAAGGTCGTGAAAGGCAAGGATGGCATCCTATGA